In Entelurus aequoreus isolate RoL-2023_Sb linkage group LG02, RoL_Eaeq_v1.1, whole genome shotgun sequence, one genomic interval encodes:
- the slc12a1 gene encoding solute carrier family 12 member 1, translating into MEKIQSNGGEHVNAAYDPTLDEPPVYEVNEDSRTIRPSVVSAFGHDTLDRVPNIDFYRNAGSVSGHRAVRPSLQELHDVFQKNGAISVPDTVEDDGEGSDGTPSDDVELAVPLDSKGGAVKFGWIRGVLVRCMLNIWGVMLFIRLSWVFGQAGWGLGTVVIALSCVVTTITCLSMSAICTNGVVRGGGAYYLISRSLGPEFGGSIGLIFAFANAVAVAMYVVGFAETVVDLLKENNVLMVDPLNDIRIVGCITVVLLLGISVAGMEWEAKAQIVLLVILLAAIVNVFVGTFIPPTAEKKSKGIFNYDLNIFMENFPPDFRKGESFFSVFSIFFPAATGILAGANISGDLKDPQAAIPKGTLLAIVITAITYLGVAFCVSASVVRDATGNLTDLITSEAPCVGSALAACELGYNFSSCAVETCKFGVMNNFQVMTMVSGFGPLIIAGTFSATLSSALASLVSAPKVFQALCKDNIYTALHFFAKGYGKNDEPIRGYILTFIISVAFILVGDLNAIAPIISNFFLASYALINFSCFHASYAKSPGWRPAYKYYNMWLSLLGALLCCAVMFVINWWAALITYALEILLYLYVTVKKPDVNWGSSTQAVTFVSAVSNALSLSGTDDHVKNFRPQILTLTGAARSRPALLDLAHCFSKNYGLCLTCEVIVGPRSEALPEMNAGMEKNQQWLRKTKRKAFYTAVVCESYREGVETLLQASGLGRMKPNTLMVGFKTNWKISGAEAVQSYVGVLHDAFDFEYGTLILRMNQGLDVSHIVEAEEETLKSAKEQQALENEFMPNGGKAKGLFRKSRKSSQQVLTTRVSVCGPPPPQVAKMNEKLVQASAQFKTKQPKGTIDVWWLFDDGGLTLLLPYILTTRKKWKDCKLRIFIAGQPGRSDLDKEEMKLLLQKFRIKCTDIIVINDIHLKPRNDSLKKLEDMIEPFRLHERTKESAQVEAMRKEHSWKITDEELDAFEEKTNLQVRLNELLWENSKTANLIVVSMPIARKETISDFLYMAWLDILTKDLPPILLIRGNHKSVLTFYS; encoded by the exons ATGGAAAAGATCCAGTCTAACGGAGGGGAGCATGTTAATGCTGCTTATGATCCGACTCTGGATGAGCCTCCAGTCTACGAGGTCAATGAAGATAGCAGGACCATCCGGCCCTCGGTGGTCAGCGCCTTCGGTCACGACACTTTGGACCGCGTGCCCAACATCGACTTCTATCGTAATGCAGGCAGTGTGAGTGGCCATCGGGCTGTGCGGCCATCACTGCAGGAGCTGCATGATGTCTTTCAAAAG AATGGAGCCATCTCTGTGCCAGACACTGTGGAGGACGATGGCGAGGGAAGCGATGGCACCCCCTCTGATGATGTGGAGTTGGCTGTTCCCCTTGATAGCAAAGGTGGAGCAGTCAAGTTTGGCTGGATAAGGGGAGTCTTG GTGAGATGTATGCTGAACATTTGGGGTGTCATGCTGTTCATCCGCCTGTCCTGGGTGTTTGGACAGGCTGGCTGGG GTTTGGGAACTGTGGTTATTGCTCTCAGCTGTGTGGTGACAACCATTACTTGCCTTTCCATGTCGGCCATTTGCACTAATGGTGTGGTCAGGGGAG GAGGGGCCTACTATCTAATATCTCGCAGCCTGGGACCAGAGTTTGGTGGTTCCATTGGTCTAATTTTTGCATTTGCAAATGCAGTGGCAGTAGCCATGTATGTGGTGGGATTTGCTGAGACAGTGGTGGATTTGCTCAAG GAGAACAATGTGCTCATGGTGGATCCATTAAATGACATTAGAATTGTTGGCTGCATCACAGTAGTGCTGCTTCTGGGCATATCTGTTGCTGGAATGGAATGGGAGGCTAAG GCCCAGATAGTGCTTCTCGTCATCCTGTTGGCAGCTATTGTGAATGTATTTGTGGGCACCTTCATTCCACCAACGGCAGAGAAGAAATCCAAGGGAATATTTAATTACGACT TAAACATCTTTATGGAGAATTTTCCGCCAGATTTCAGAAAGGGAGAGTCGTTCTTCTCAGTGTTTTCTATATTTTTCCCTGCTGCTACTGGGATCCTGGCAGGAGCCAACATTTCCGGTGACTTGAAG GACCCTCAGGCAGCCATTCCTAAGGGCACCTTATTGGCTATTGTGATCACTGCTATCACCTACCTGGGTGTGGCCTTTTGTGTCT CTGCCAGCGTGGTACGTGACGCTACTGGAAACCTAACTGACCTGATCACGTCCGAAGCACCATGTGTAGGCTCCGCATTGGCAGCCTGTGAACTCGGCTATAACTTTTCTTCCTGTGCGGTAGAAACATGCAAATTTGGCGTGATGAACAACTTTCAG GTGATGACTATGGTGTCAGGCTTTGGTCCTCTCATCATAGCCGGGACTTTTTCAGCTACGCTTTCATCTGCTCTGGCTTCTCTTGTCAGCGCTCCCAAAGTCTTTCAG GCTCTGTGTAAGGACAACATCTACACGGCCCTCCACTTCTTTGCCAAAGGGTACGGCAAGAATGACGAGCCCATCCGTGGCTACATCCTCACCTTCATCATCTCTGTGGCCTTCATTCTCGTTG GGGATCTCAACGCCATCGCTCCCATCATTTCAAATTTCTTCCTGGCATCCTATGCACTCATCAATTTCTCCTGCTTCCATGCATCCTACGCAAAGTCTCCAG GTTGGCGACCAGCATACAAATATTACAACATGTGGTTGTCCCTGCTTGGGGCTTTGCTGTGCTGCGCTGTGATGTTTGTCATCAACTGGTGGGCTGCTCTCATCACTTACGCTCTCGAAATACTGCTCTACCTTTACGTCACTGTCAAGAAGCCAG ACGTGAACTGGGGTTCATCCACTCAGGCGGTGACATTCGTCAGTGCGGTCAGCAATGCTCTGTCTCTGTCGGGAACAGACGATCATGTCAAGAACTTCAG ACCTCAGATCCTGACACTGACAGGGGCTGCTCGGTCCAGACCAGCTTTGCTAGACCTGGCTCACTGCTTCTCTAAGAACTATGGACTTTGCCTCACCTGTGAAGTGATCGTG GGGCCAAGATCTGAGGCCCTACCGGAAATGAACGCTGGTATGGAGAAGAACCAGCAGTGGTTGAGGAAGACGAAACGTAAAGCATTCTACACCGCCGTGGTCTGTGAGAGCTACAGGGAAGGTGTTGAGACCCTGCTGCAG GCCTCTGGTCTTGGCCGCATGAAACCCAATACACTAATGGTGGGATTCAAAACAAACTGGAAGATTTCAGGAGCGGAAGCAGTCCAGAGTTACGTGGGAGTGCTGCA tGATGCCTTTGACTTTGAATATGGAACATTGATTTTAAGGATGAACCAGGGACTTGATGTTTCGCATATTGTCGAGGCAGAAG AGGAAACGCTCAAATCCGCAAAGGAGCAGCAGGCACTGGAGAATGAGTTCATGCCAAATGGAGGCAAAGCAAAAGGATTGTTCAGGAAGTCCAGAAAATCCTCACAGCAAGTACTCACTACCCGAG TGTCGGTGTGCGGCCCCCCACCACCCCAGGTCGCCAAGATGAATGAGAAACTGGTGCAGGCCAGTGCTCAGTTCAAGACCAAGCAGCCTAAAGGAACCATTGATGTGTGGTGGCTCTTTGATGATGGAG GTCTCACTCTGCTGCTGCCATACATCCTTACCACCAGGAAGAAGTGGAAAGATTGTAAATTGAGGATCTTCATTGCAGGGCAGCCTGGACGCAGCGATCTGGATAAAGAAGA GATGAAGTTGCTGCTGCAGAAGTTCCGAATTAAATGCACCGACATCATAGTCATCAATGACATCCATCTTAAACCTCGTAACGACAG CTTGAAGAAGTTAGAGGACATGATTGAACCTTTCCGTTTGCATGAGAGGACCAAAGAAAGTGCTCAGGTAGAAGCCATGAGGAAGGAACACTCCTGGAAGATTACTGATGAAGAGCTGGACGCGTTTGAGGAGAAG